Within the Thermostichus lividus PCC 6715 genome, the region CCACAGAGAAACTAGAGAGAACTAGAGCAATAGCTAAGAGTTTGTAGATAGATTTCATTTATAGTACTCCCCACAATAACGGTTGGAACTTGGTTAGCACTTCCTTTCTACCAAGTTAGGGTGGGGTTTGGCAACAGTGCCGCTAGGATAGTAGTCCGGAAAACTTTGAGCGCAATGTTCTATACCATTTTCCCTTTATAGGAGTGATGTGGGCGGGCTAAAACCCCTCCGCTTTAGCGAGGGGATACAGCCAACTCAGGGGGCTTTAGCCCTCTCTATGTGTTAAACTAGAGACGTGGAAAGTAGGCGTATCAACTACGCGAAGAAACATCCTAGTACGGAGAAATCCCGGCAAGTAAGTCACTACCGCTTTGGCGGCAAGCCTAAACCACTGCAAGCAATGGCAGGATGTTGAGCGTATCGAACTGGCTAGTGTTGAAAAGTGCGAAACCACGAACCGAAACATAAACGTAGTCCCAATAGCAGAGATGCTTGAGGTGAGTAGGGGGTCTTTGACTGCCCCCACCCGCATTAAGTTGTGGGTGACAGCTCAAGGGAAAAGCGAAGCAATGCGGCTTCAGCCCGTTGCGTAGCATCCTTTGGGAATCCCCTCTCTTTCAAGGAGGGGAGAAGTCAAGAATGGCGCAAATCACGATATGCAGGGCTTTTCCACCTATCCGTTTTACATTTTTGGACAGGGCTGGGAGCAGGTTGAGCTACCCCCAGACGTGCAGTGTTTCAAGAGAGATACGGTCATTGCTCAGCTAGAGCAAATTGCGTGGTGGCACTGGGACGCAGCAAAAATCAGCCAATGCCTCCCCCACATTGTGGCAGCAGATATTCATGCATTGCAGGGCAGTGCTGGGTGACCCAATGGCAACAGAGCGGTTACAAAAAGTCCTTGCCCATTGGGGGTGGCATCGCGCCGCCATGCCGAAACCCTGATTCGTCAGGGGGACATTTGGGTCAATGGTCACCCCGCTCAGGTGGGCGACAAAGTCGATCCCGATCGCGATCGCATTGAATATCACGGTCAACCCTTAAGACCCGCCGAGACCGTGGAGCGGGTGTATCTGTTACTCCATAAACCCAAGGGGGTCATTTCTACCTGTCAGGATCCTCGCGGTCGGTGCACAGTGCTGGACGTGCTGCCCCGCCCTTACCGAGCGGTTCCGGGACTGCATCCCGTGGGTCGCCTTGATGCCGATTCCAGTGGTGCGCTGATTGTAACCAATGATGGGGAACTGACCTATTTGCTGACCCATCCCCGTCACTCTATTCCCAAAACCTATCGAGTGTGGGTGCAGGGGCAGCCCTCGGAGCCTACCCTTGCTCGCTGGCGTCATGGTGTTCCTTTGGATGGCCGCCTCACGTTGCCGGCAACGATTCGCCCTATTACCACCACGGGCGATCGCACCTTGTTAGACGTTGTGCTGCGCGAAGGCCGTAATCGCCAAATTCGCCGTGTTGCTGAGGCGTTGGGGCATCCGGTTATCAGTCTAAAACGGGTGGCGATCGGTGCTGTTCACCTCGGAGGATTGCGCCCCCAACAGGTGCGCCCCCTCAGCCGCTACGAACTGGATGCTCTGCGCAAGGCAGGTGGCTGTCGGTCTAGGGTCTAGGCGGTTGCTGAAGTCTTCTATAGGGTCTCTCAATGAACTGGGATGGCTATAGTTGCTAGGATGGACTTGCCGTGTCTATGCTGTCCTAGCCGATGAGCGCGTCTTTCGGAGATTTAGATGGACTCTCAACTCCCTGCCGGTATTACTGAGCACTTGCCGCCTGAGATTCTCAGTTGGCTGTACTCCTATCAGCAAGAGCACCAGTTTGCCAATCTTGAAGGGGTCATTGTTGATATTATCTGCAAGTATTTTGACCAGAAAGGCCATCTCCCTGAGCGCCTTGCCGATCTTGAGCGGCGGGTGAATGCCCTAAGTCGCGAAGTCATTCAACTGCGCCAACGTCTCCCCGAAAATTACGATCGCCTACGAGAGCAGTTAGCAGCCGTCCGCTTAAGCCATTCGGGAATTCTGCACAATCTGCGGGATCGCGTTGAAAGCCTTGAACGTCAGGTATTCCCCAATGCCCCGACTGATGTGGCTATGGACGCTGACGCAGAGGTTGATAGCTAAAGAGTTCCTCGAGGGTAGCCAAGAGATCGACTTTGACACCGGTAATCTGATCCTGAGGGTTTAAGCCAAATTGCCATGCTACATTCACGGTAAATAGGGGCAGTTTCGCTTGGCCAACAATACGGTACACTCGCTCGTGCGGCTCGTGGCTGAGTAACTCTCCCTTGGTGGGCACCACCCGCATTCCCACGGCTTCTTGGGCTAGGTAGGTGGCGATCGCGGCTGGGCCAACCACCGGTTCTTCAAAGGGAGGAACGAGCACCCCATCTGTGGCAAATAGGTTGGCCACGTCTGGGTAGGCTTCGGCATTTAATCCAGCAAAGTAGGCGGCAATGGTAGCCTCACTCACACCGTCAATGGTGGGGGCACTGGCCAGTAATGTTGTGCTCATTGGTACTGCTCCTGAAAACTTGTAAAACCGCTAAAAAAAAGGGAGCGATCGCCCCCTTGCGTAACCCATGGCTATGCACCTAGACAGCGAGGGGATCCACACCCATCGCCACTACGGCGTTGCGCAGCACCGTGATTTGTTGGCCAAAGTCAAGGGCTTTAATGGCATCAAAAACGCGGTTGGCATCACGACTCAGACGGTAGCCAGCGGGTACGGGTACCACAAACCCCTGCCGCATCAATTCTGCGAGTTGGTACCAAAAGGCTAATTTAGTATTGGGGCTAAACACACCGTAGGCGCGGGTCAGCGGCGTATCAACGTTGGCGACCAAGTCCCGCATGAATTGCAGTTGATCGTCAAAACTCAGAGCCTTGACTTGGTTCAGAAGCCCTTCAGCAAGCTGTAGGCGAGCCGTACCGGGCGCAGCAGCGGTAATGGAGCGACCTGTTTCTGTGTAGATAAACCACAGCAAGCCAAGTTTGTCATCAATGCTTAGGCAGTTGAACAGCGTTGTCACATCCTGCACCGCAGTGGCAAGGGTGGTTTGGGTGAAACGGTTGTCTGTCGTAAAGGTCATATCGCTTCAGAGATGTTTTACGTCTAGCGTTGGGCTATCTTATCTCTGCCTCCTAGTCAATATTATGTTACATTTCTTTACGAAAAGCAACATTGTTTTATAAATGGCAACGATAGAGCCGCAAAATGTCGGGAATGAGCCGATCGGTAATCATTACAAATGTTAGGATGACCTCTGACTTGAGGGAGATCTGAGGAGTGACGCGGCCAACGCTCTACGTGGCACTGACAAATCATGGGTTTGGGCACGTGGCGCGGACAGCGGCGTTAGTGAATGCAATTCGCCGTCACGTCCCTGATGTGCTCCCCCTGATTGTGACGGCGGCTCCCCATTGGTTGTTGCAGGCCAACCTTGAGGGAGACTTTATCCATCGCCCGCGCGCCCTTGACCTTGGGGTGGTGCAAACCGACAGTTTACACATGGATTTGACGGCCACCCGCGCCAAACTGTTGCAACTCCAAGGGATGGCACCGGAGTTAATCCGCGCCGAAGTGGACTTTATCCAGCAGAACCGGGCGCAGTTAGTACTGGCGGATGTGCCGCCCCTTGCAGTGGCGATCGCCCACGGGGCAGGGGTGCCCTGCTGGATGGCAACCAACTTTGGCTGGGATTTTATTTACCGTTCCTTTGGCGAGACCTTTAGGGAGATAGCCGACTGGGTGAGTGACCTCTATGGGGGTTGCGATCGCCTCTTTGAGCTTCCCTTTGCTGAACCCTTAAGCGCCTTTCCCCACAAAGAACGGGTAGG harbors:
- a CDS encoding glycosyl transferase gives rise to the protein MTRPTLYVALTNHGFGHVARTAALVNAIRRHVPDVLPLIVTAAPHWLLQANLEGDFIHRPRALDLGVVQTDSLHMDLTATRAKLLQLQGMAPELIRAEVDFIQQNRAQLVLADVPPLAVAIAHGAGVPCWMATNFGWDFIYRSFGETFREIADWVSDLYGGCDRLFELPFAEPLSAFPHKERVGLTGAEPRYTEAQIRTQLGLTTAKERTVLLTFGGLSLEAIPYHALTAFPDWQFLTFDATAPELPNLLKLCGRQLRPVDVMPLCGRIISKPGYGTYSEACRLGVPVATIRRDDFAEGPILVAGLQAHHPHQILSHEDFFGGNWAFLHAEPDPPQEPIPLDTNGNLTIATAVAYYLSNLSQP
- a CDS encoding nuclear transport factor 2 family protein, with protein sequence MSTTLLASAPTIDGVSEATIAAYFAGLNAEAYPDVANLFATDGVLVPPFEEPVVGPAAIATYLAQEAVGMRVVPTKGELLSHEPHERVYRIVGQAKLPLFTVNVAWQFGLNPQDQITGVKVDLLATLEELFSYQPLRQRP
- a CDS encoding orange carotenoid protein N-terminal domain-containing protein, with protein sequence MTFTTDNRFTQTTLATAVQDVTTLFNCLSIDDKLGLLWFIYTETGRSITAAAPGTARLQLAEGLLNQVKALSFDDQLQFMRDLVANVDTPLTRAYGVFSPNTKLAFWYQLAELMRQGFVVPVPAGYRLSRDANRVFDAIKALDFGQQITVLRNAVVAMGVDPLAV
- a CDS encoding pseudouridine synthase; amino-acid sequence: MASRRHAETLIRQGDIWVNGHPAQVGDKVDPDRDRIEYHGQPLRPAETVERVYLLLHKPKGVISTCQDPRGRCTVLDVLPRPYRAVPGLHPVGRLDADSSGALIVTNDGELTYLLTHPRHSIPKTYRVWVQGQPSEPTLARWRHGVPLDGRLTLPATIRPITTTGDRTLLDVVLREGRNRQIRRVAEALGHPVISLKRVAIGAVHLGGLRPQQVRPLSRYELDALRKAGGCRSRV